A genome region from Chloroflexota bacterium includes the following:
- a CDS encoding transketolase family protein: protein MTAYAELSTREAYGKFLVELGQEYKDIVVLDADLSRSTMTKYFAEKFPERFFQCGLEEQNMMSIAAGLAATGKIPFVSTFAVFAACRCFDQVRVCIAQPKLNVKIVATHGGITVGEDGASHHAIEDLALYCSLPGFNVVVPADAIETVEAVRVAAATEGPFYIRLGRPKFPPVYTEGYRFNLGKAVTMRDGKDATIIACGIMVSKALEAANVLASQGIDCRVLNMPTLKPLDEPAIIAAATQTGAIVVAEEHLLHGGLGSLVALVVAREKPVPMGFIGIKDVYTKSGKPDELLQKNGLTAGAIEQAVKVLGIRRRG, encoded by the coding sequence ATGACCGCTTATGCGGAGTTATCCACCCGTGAAGCTTACGGCAAATTCCTGGTGGAACTGGGCCAGGAATATAAAGATATTGTAGTCCTTGATGCTGACCTGTCCCGGTCGACGATGACCAAATACTTCGCCGAGAAATTCCCGGAGCGGTTCTTCCAGTGCGGCTTGGAAGAGCAGAACATGATGAGCATTGCCGCCGGGCTGGCAGCAACGGGTAAGATACCGTTCGTCAGCACCTTTGCCGTTTTTGCTGCCTGCCGCTGTTTTGACCAGGTCAGGGTATGCATCGCCCAGCCCAAACTTAACGTGAAGATTGTAGCTACTCACGGCGGCATCACCGTGGGTGAAGACGGCGCTTCGCATCATGCCATCGAAGACCTGGCGCTCTATTGCTCCCTGCCCGGGTTTAATGTCGTCGTTCCGGCTGATGCCATCGAGACGGTTGAGGCGGTAAGAGTTGCCGCAGCTACCGAAGGCCCCTTTTATATCAGGCTCGGCCGTCCCAAATTCCCACCAGTTTATACCGAGGGCTACCGCTTCAATTTAGGCAAGGCGGTGACAATGAGAGACGGCAAAGATGCCACCATTATCGCCTGCGGCATTATGGTTTCCAAGGCCTTGGAGGCGGCTAACGTGCTGGCATCGCAGGGCATAGACTGTCGGGTGCTCAACATGCCCACCTTAAAGCCGCTGGATGAGCCAGCTATTATTGCAGCCGCTACGCAGACGGGGGCTATTGTAGTTGCCGAAGAGCATCTGCTTCACGGCGGCCTGGGCAGCCTGGTAGCTCTGGTGGTAGCCAGAGAAAAGCCGGTGCCCATGGGCTTTATCGGCATCAAAGACGTCTATACCAAATCAGGTAAGCCCGACGAACTTCTCCAGAAAAATGGCCTTACCGCCGGAGCCATTGAGCAGGCGGTGAAAGTACTTGGCATTAGGAGACGTGGCTAA
- a CDS encoding restriction endonuclease, translating into MLLELRMYNMHKLWHSVVFAKPKAGTAASVGEDIQYQQKARVFRVSPNAGHLDKIRRRIAIRFADMSPRDFEEFICQLFKDSDYEAETTVFKGDKGADIIATKNDTKIAVQTKLFAKGNRAGVKAVQEVCGARGYYRCNKAICITTSSFTKDAKKYATKTNVELWDWDRLKDQIEQAYFGGKDTSESYGNSTAPIDTGKMEDKNQINYERIAIIVLSLALFALVLWPKIWQYVAVHIWAKIVFSTAIAILVACLIRFPTFRQWIADKLKSSYHSIANWVIKK; encoded by the coding sequence TTGCTTTTGGAACTCCGTATGTACAACATGCACAAATTGTGGCATTCAGTCGTATTTGCCAAACCAAAAGCAGGTACAGCTGCATCTGTAGGAGAAGACATACAATATCAACAAAAGGCGAGGGTTTTTCGAGTGAGTCCTAATGCAGGCCATTTGGACAAGATAAGGAGGAGAATAGCAATCAGGTTTGCGGATATGTCCCCCCGTGACTTCGAGGAGTTCATTTGCCAATTGTTCAAAGACTCGGACTATGAGGCCGAAACCACCGTATTTAAAGGAGACAAGGGCGCAGACATTATCGCGACGAAGAATGACACAAAAATTGCCGTACAAACCAAGCTGTTCGCAAAAGGAAATCGAGCGGGCGTTAAAGCAGTTCAAGAGGTATGCGGGGCACGGGGATACTATCGATGCAACAAAGCCATATGTATTACCACGTCGTCATTTACTAAAGACGCCAAAAAGTATGCTACCAAAACCAATGTAGAACTGTGGGATTGGGACAGACTGAAGGACCAAATCGAGCAAGCCTACTTCGGTGGGAAAGACACTTCTGAATCATATGGCAATAGTACTGCTCCTATTGATACGGGCAAGATGGAAGACAAGAACCAAATTAATTATGAGCGTATTGCCATTATTGTCCTGAGCCTTGCGTTGTTCGCTTTGGTACTGTGGCCTAAGATTTGGCAATACGTCGCAGTGCATATTTGGGCAAAGATTGTTTTTTCAACAGCCATAGCAATCTTAGTTGCTTGTTTAATAAGATTCCCCACGTTTCGACAGTGGATAGCAGACAAACTTAAGTCCTCTTACCACAGCATTGCTAATTGGGTAATTAAAAAGTAA
- a CDS encoding sulfite exporter TauE/SafE family protein, whose amino-acid sequence MALTLFLLGCILVLAHTAETILGFGSTLIALALGIHLLPLETLVPMLVVLGLLQSIWLVARWYRYIDWRILLLFILPLAAAGMVIGIFSREIANEDTLKAVLGGFIIIVSLAELAILFIKKAPGGQLRWCYRVPLLIGGGIFHGLFATGGPPIVYYASRQFSTQEIFRATLSMLWLMLNVGLIIGFLVGGQMDLAKLGMTAMVLPGLAIGIIVGSLIHVKEFWFKVLTYTLLFFSGLFLLIQV is encoded by the coding sequence ATGGCTTTGACGCTTTTCCTTCTGGGCTGCATACTTGTCCTGGCGCACACTGCCGAGACCATACTGGGCTTCGGCTCCACCCTAATCGCCCTGGCTCTGGGCATTCACCTACTGCCTCTGGAGACACTGGTGCCGATGCTGGTCGTCCTTGGCTTATTGCAGAGCATCTGGCTGGTAGCCAGATGGTACCGTTACATCGATTGGCGCATCCTGTTGCTGTTTATACTGCCGCTAGCCGCAGCAGGCATGGTCATCGGCATATTCAGCAGAGAAATCGCCAATGAAGATACGCTGAAGGCGGTGCTTGGCGGCTTTATTATCATCGTGTCTCTTGCCGAGCTGGCTATACTCTTCATCAAGAAGGCGCCCGGCGGTCAGCTACGCTGGTGCTATCGCGTTCCCCTTCTTATCGGCGGCGGTATTTTCCACGGCTTGTTCGCCACCGGAGGTCCACCGATTGTGTACTATGCCAGCCGTCAGTTCAGTACGCAGGAAATCTTCCGCGCCACTCTGTCCATGCTCTGGCTTATGCTTAACGTGGGATTAATCATCGGCTTCCTGGTGGGAGGGCAGATGGACTTGGCTAAACTGGGGATGACAGCCATGGTGCTGCCCGGACTGGCAATAGGTATCATTGTAGGCAGCTTGATTCACGTCAAGGAGTTCTGGTTCAAGGTGCTGACTTACACACTTCTCTTTTTCAGTGGCTTGTTTCTGTTAATACAGGTCTGA
- a CDS encoding aspartate aminotransferase family protein — MASIEFPQKGTPREELLSTLRSLKSGDSDWKHGRMFSLIFNAGEDAARVTEEAYTMFVVENGLSPFAFPSLLKMETEVASMMANLFHGKSDTVGNMTSGGSESIMVAVKAVREYARARKPHITHPELLMPLSAHPAFNKAAHYLGLRTVIVPTDKKTLAADVDAMRQAITTNTVMMVGSAPSYPHGIIDPIEDLAEVAAKNDIWMHVDACVGGLVLPFVNKLGYPIPTFDFQIPGVCSISADIHKYGFTPKGASVILYRNPDLRQYQIFAYADWPGGVYATPNVSGSRPGGPIASSWAALKYLGMEGYTNLAKKSMEATKRLLEGIESIPELYVLGKPLATVFAIGSDVLNIFALGEKMKEYRWYIDSQHLPPCLHMTISPIHATIVEPFLADLRAAVKEVAKLKPEDITGEAAMYGMIGSMPDRGMAKDFAVQYLNDLYRVH, encoded by the coding sequence ATGGCTAGCATTGAATTTCCCCAGAAAGGAACGCCCCGAGAGGAGCTTCTGTCTACTCTGCGCTCGCTGAAATCGGGCGATAGCGACTGGAAGCATGGACGTATGTTCAGCCTTATCTTCAATGCTGGTGAAGACGCAGCCAGAGTAACCGAGGAAGCCTATACCATGTTTGTGGTGGAAAACGGCCTCAGCCCCTTTGCCTTTCCCAGTCTGCTGAAGATGGAGACCGAGGTTGCCTCCATGATGGCAAACTTATTCCACGGCAAATCTGATACGGTGGGCAACATGACCTCCGGCGGTTCGGAGAGCATCATGGTGGCAGTCAAGGCAGTGCGCGAATATGCCCGCGCCAGGAAACCCCACATTACCCATCCCGAGCTGCTAATGCCGCTTTCTGCGCACCCAGCCTTTAACAAAGCTGCACACTATCTGGGGCTGAGGACCGTGATTGTGCCCACGGACAAGAAAACCCTGGCTGCCGACGTAGATGCCATGCGCCAGGCTATCACCACAAATACGGTCATGATGGTAGGCTCTGCGCCGTCATATCCTCATGGTATCATCGACCCTATAGAAGACCTGGCCGAGGTGGCAGCCAAGAACGACATCTGGATGCACGTGGATGCCTGTGTCGGCGGCCTGGTGCTGCCTTTCGTTAACAAGCTGGGCTATCCCATACCGACCTTCGATTTTCAAATCCCGGGCGTGTGCTCCATATCGGCTGACATCCACAAGTACGGCTTCACGCCCAAGGGGGCATCGGTGATACTGTACCGGAATCCAGATCTCAGGCAATACCAGATTTTCGCCTATGCCGACTGGCCCGGCGGCGTCTATGCTACCCCTAACGTCTCCGGCTCCAGGCCGGGCGGCCCCATAGCCTCGAGCTGGGCAGCACTGAAATACCTTGGAATGGAAGGCTACACGAATCTGGCTAAGAAAAGCATGGAGGCGACGAAAAGGCTACTCGAAGGCATAGAATCCATCCCTGAGCTATATGTGCTGGGGAAACCGCTGGCTACCGTGTTTGCCATCGGTAGCGATGTGCTCAATATCTTTGCCCTGGGCGAGAAGATGAAGGAATACCGGTGGTACATCGATAGCCAGCATTTACCACCCTGCCTGCATATGACCATCTCTCCAATTCATGCCACCATCGTGGAACCTTTCTTGGCTGATTTGCGCGCCGCAGTCAAAGAAGTGGCAAAGCTGAAACCAGAGGATATCACCGGCGAGGCTGCCATGTACGGTATGATAGGCTCCATGCCTGACCGCGGCATGGCCAAGGATTTTGCCGTGCAATACCTGAACGACCTTTACCGTGTCCACTAA
- a CDS encoding DUF819 family protein, with the protein MNIFWAIFFVLFPALVIYLCQRFPVLNKLGAVVICYAVGIIIGNIGILPENIFGVQDTLMTLVIPLAIPLIFFSIDIKKWSRLAGKSLLSFTFVVLSVVIVVCAGYFIFRSLIGEETWKVSGMLIGVYTGGTPNLAAIGTALNIDPTVYVATHASDVIIGAIWLLIVITVLQRILLKFLPPFQHLGDESQNQEQANFDSYAGIFQRKVILPLLGAFGIAVGIFAVGAALTLVVPQEFAMVVAILTVSTLGIAFSFIPAIRRIPMTFQLGQYLILIFCLVVSSMADVQKLLNTAPAMIGLVAFVYLVSVAVHVALSALAKIDADTVIITSVAGLYSPPFVPMVAAALKNKEVIVSGVITGIIGWVIGTYLGIAVAYILHTF; encoded by the coding sequence GTGAACATCTTCTGGGCCATATTCTTCGTCCTATTTCCAGCCCTGGTCATCTATCTGTGCCAGAGGTTCCCCGTTCTCAATAAGCTTGGTGCCGTAGTCATCTGTTACGCCGTTGGCATCATTATCGGCAACATCGGTATCCTGCCCGAAAACATCTTCGGCGTACAGGATACGTTGATGACTCTAGTCATCCCCCTGGCCATACCCCTCATCTTTTTCTCCATAGATATCAAGAAATGGTCGAGACTAGCCGGTAAATCGCTGCTGTCATTCACTTTCGTGGTTCTGTCAGTGGTGATAGTTGTCTGTGCCGGTTATTTTATATTCAGGTCTCTGATAGGCGAGGAGACATGGAAGGTATCCGGTATGCTTATCGGTGTCTATACCGGCGGCACACCCAACCTGGCAGCTATCGGCACAGCGCTCAATATCGACCCCACGGTCTACGTGGCAACCCACGCCTCCGACGTAATTATAGGTGCCATCTGGCTGCTCATAGTAATCACTGTCCTGCAAAGGATTCTGCTCAAGTTCTTACCGCCATTCCAACACCTGGGAGACGAGAGTCAGAACCAGGAACAGGCTAATTTCGACTCTTATGCCGGCATATTCCAGCGCAAAGTGATACTGCCGCTGCTGGGCGCTTTTGGCATCGCCGTCGGCATCTTTGCCGTCGGTGCTGCGCTGACCTTAGTGGTTCCCCAGGAGTTCGCCATGGTAGTAGCCATACTAACGGTTTCTACGCTGGGGATAGCATTCTCTTTCATTCCAGCTATCAGGCGCATCCCCATGACCTTCCAGCTCGGTCAATACTTGATACTGATATTCTGTCTGGTGGTCAGCTCTATGGCTGACGTTCAGAAGTTGCTGAATACTGCACCTGCCATGATAGGACTGGTGGCTTTCGTCTATCTCGTCTCCGTTGCAGTACACGTGGCACTTTCTGCCCTCGCCAAAATCGATGCCGATACTGTCATCATTACCTCTGTAGCTGGTCTCTATTCACCGCCTTTTGTTCCCATGGTGGCAGCTGCCTTAAAGAACAAGGAGGTCATCGTTTCTGGCGTCATCACCGGCATCATCGGCTGGGTTATAGGCACTTACCTGGGTATTGCCGTAGCCTATATCCTGCACACGTTCTGA
- the tuf gene encoding elongation factor Tu, whose product MAKKVFQRTKPHLNVGTIGHVDHGKTTLTSAITLCLSKQGDTQFRAFDSIDNAPEEKARGLTIAIAHIEYETAKRHYAHVDCPGHADYIKNMITGAAQMDGAVLVVSAPDGPMPQTREHILLARQVEVPSILVALNKVDMMEDPELLDLVELEVRDLLSKYQFPGDKTPIVRVSALKALECGCGKRDCEWCGKILQLADAIDEWVPLPVRPKDKPFLMPVEDVFGIKGRGTVATGRVERGVVKTGDEIEIVGIKDTRKTVVTGVEMFHKTLEIGEPGDAVGCLLRGIEREDIERGQVLAAPGSVTPHTHFEAQVYVLTKEEGGRHTPFFNGYKPQLYIRTLDITGTAELPKGVEMVMPGDDIKMTIKLIYPVALEAGLRFAIREGGKTVGAGVIGKILE is encoded by the coding sequence ATGGCAAAGAAGGTCTTTCAGCGTACTAAACCCCATCTCAATGTGGGGACAATAGGCCACGTTGATCATGGTAAGACGACTTTGACTTCGGCGATTACTTTATGTCTATCTAAGCAAGGAGATACTCAATTCCGTGCCTTCGATTCCATAGACAACGCACCTGAAGAGAAGGCGCGTGGCTTGACAATTGCTATTGCTCATATTGAATATGAGACTGCAAAACGGCACTACGCTCACGTGGATTGTCCGGGGCATGCCGACTATATCAAGAATATGATAACTGGTGCGGCTCAGATGGACGGGGCAGTACTGGTGGTTAGTGCACCTGATGGTCCAATGCCTCAGACACGTGAGCATATTCTTCTGGCTCGGCAGGTAGAGGTGCCCAGTATACTGGTGGCATTGAACAAGGTAGATATGATGGAAGACCCGGAGCTGCTGGACCTTGTTGAGCTTGAAGTAAGAGACCTGCTGTCCAAATACCAATTTCCGGGAGATAAGACTCCTATTGTCCGGGTGAGTGCCCTTAAGGCACTGGAATGTGGTTGTGGTAAGCGAGATTGCGAGTGGTGCGGCAAAATCCTGCAGTTGGCTGATGCTATTGATGAATGGGTGCCGCTTCCGGTCAGACCTAAGGATAAGCCCTTCTTGATGCCGGTAGAGGACGTATTCGGCATCAAGGGGCGTGGCACTGTAGCCACGGGCAGGGTGGAGCGAGGTGTGGTTAAGACGGGAGATGAGATCGAGATTGTAGGCATAAAAGATACACGTAAGACTGTGGTAACCGGGGTGGAGATGTTCCATAAGACCCTGGAGATAGGAGAGCCTGGAGATGCTGTCGGCTGCTTACTCAGGGGCATAGAGCGTGAGGATATAGAAAGAGGCCAGGTTTTGGCAGCACCGGGATCGGTTACGCCACATACGCATTTCGAGGCTCAGGTCTATGTACTAACCAAGGAAGAGGGCGGTCGGCACACTCCGTTCTTTAACGGCTATAAGCCTCAGCTCTATATCAGGACGCTGGACATTACTGGAACTGCGGAGTTGCCTAAAGGTGTGGAGATGGTCATGCCTGGTGACGACATAAAAATGACCATAAAGCTTATTTACCCCGTAGCTTTGGAGGCGGGACTGCGTTTTGCCATTCGAGAGGGAGGCAAGACCGTCGGAGCTGGGGTCATCGGTAAAATCCTTGAATAA
- the rpmG gene encoding 50S ribosomal protein L33 gives MAKKGELRGIIHLACTECQERTYTTDKNKQNDPQRLELRKYCPRCRSHTLHRETK, from the coding sequence ATGGCAAAGAAAGGTGAGTTGCGTGGTATCATTCATCTGGCTTGCACTGAATGCCAGGAGAGAACATATACCACCGATAAGAATAAACAGAATGACCCTCAGCGGTTGGAGCTGAGGAAATATTGCCCTCGTTGCCGTAGTCATACGCTCCATCGGGAGACTAAGTAA
- the secE gene encoding preprotein translocase subunit SecE, whose product MIAKKRSRFAFIGDIIGELRKVTWPSRRDTIRLTIMVLIVCVAVGLFLGALDYGFAELVAKVLLGGG is encoded by the coding sequence ATTATCGCCAAGAAAAGGTCTCGTTTTGCTTTTATTGGTGATATTATAGGTGAGTTGAGGAAGGTAACCTGGCCGTCAAGGCGGGATACCATACGGCTGACAATCATGGTCCTCATTGTATGTGTTGCGGTAGGGCTCTTTTTGGGGGCGCTTGACTATGGCTTTGCTGAGTTGGTGGCTAAAGTGCTTTTAGGTGGGGGTTAG